A window from Rhizobium sp. BG4 encodes these proteins:
- a CDS encoding ABC transporter permease, with translation MRALVTFVYLFLYTPIALVVLFSFNSGRNASEFVGFSTEWYGRALSNTFLMEALQNSLIIAFTSAGLAAIFGTMAAIGMERLGTRMRALFDGLFAAAIVVPGVVIGIATLVALVEVFGFINPVIAAIWPGDQPPKLALGYGSIIAAHGLFTMALVTMIVKARIASLGRDIVEASSDLYATPLTTFRQIVLPQIMPSILAGFLLAFTFSFDDFIIAFFVAGSNTTLPIYVFASIRRGVTPEINAIATMVLIASLILILIARFLMREKATTN, from the coding sequence ATGCGCGCGCTGGTAACCTTCGTCTATCTCTTCCTCTACACGCCGATCGCGCTCGTCGTGCTGTTCTCGTTCAACTCCGGCCGCAATGCCAGCGAGTTCGTCGGCTTCTCGACGGAGTGGTATGGGCGGGCGCTCTCGAACACCTTCCTGATGGAAGCGCTGCAGAACAGCCTGATCATCGCCTTCACCAGCGCCGGGCTTGCGGCGATCTTCGGAACCATGGCGGCGATCGGCATGGAGCGGCTGGGCACCCGGATGCGGGCCCTGTTCGATGGTCTGTTTGCCGCTGCTATCGTCGTACCCGGCGTCGTCATCGGCATCGCGACGCTGGTGGCCCTTGTCGAGGTCTTCGGTTTCATCAATCCCGTCATCGCTGCAATCTGGCCGGGCGATCAGCCGCCGAAGCTGGCGCTCGGTTACGGCTCGATCATCGCCGCGCATGGCCTCTTCACGATGGCGCTGGTGACGATGATCGTCAAAGCCCGGATCGCCAGCCTTGGCCGGGATATCGTCGAGGCGTCGAGCGATCTTTATGCGACGCCGCTCACAACGTTCCGGCAGATCGTGCTGCCGCAGATCATGCCGTCGATCCTTGCCGGCTTCCTGCTCGCCTTCACCTTCTCCTTCGACGATTTCATCATCGCCTTCTTCGTCGCCGGGTCGAACACGACATTGCCGATCTATGTCTTCGCCTCGATCCGCCGCGGCGTCACGCCGGAAATCAATGCGATCGCGACGATGGTGCTGATCGCCTCGCTAATCCTCATCCTGATTGCGCGCTTCCTGATGCGCGAAAAGGCAACAACAAACTGA
- a CDS encoding organic hydroperoxide resistance protein — MTTIEKVLYTGKTHTTGGREGAAQSSDRALDVKLSPPGSGRPGTNPEQLFAAGWSACFIGAIGLAAGKRKIRLPAETAVDAEVDLGQTDGAYFLQARLNVSLPGIDAELARELVEEAHQTCPYSKATRGNINVELKIV, encoded by the coding sequence ATGACCACGATCGAAAAGGTTCTCTATACCGGCAAGACCCACACCACCGGTGGCCGCGAGGGTGCTGCCCAGAGCAGTGACCGCGCCCTGGATGTCAAGCTCTCGCCTCCCGGCAGCGGCCGTCCGGGCACCAATCCGGAGCAGCTCTTCGCCGCCGGCTGGTCGGCCTGCTTCATCGGCGCGATCGGCCTTGCCGCCGGAAAACGCAAGATCCGTCTTCCGGCGGAGACTGCCGTCGACGCCGAAGTCGATCTCGGCCAGACCGACGGCGCCTATTTCCTGCAGGCCCGCCTGAATGTCAGTCTTCCCGGTATCGACGCCGAGCTGGCGCGCGAGCTTGTCGAGGAAGCACACCAGACCTGCCCTTATTCGAAGGCGACGCGCGGCAACATCAATGTCGAGCTGAAAATCGTCTGA
- a CDS encoding spermidine/putrescine ABC transporter substrate-binding protein, whose product MSKDYKDNLPISAEGFMDEFMRLKRGSVSRRHFLGITGLGLATAVMSRFPGVLSTPAYAAGELGTQMSIATWPNYHDPATFENFKAATGVAVEVNVFGSNEEMLAKLQAGASGWSLFVPTNYTISTHHKLGLIDELDLSKIPNFSQATESPRFTKEGQIDGKTYAVPKNWGTTGFSVNTSKIKTKLSSWKDFFEIAQTEGDGRTMVHDYQLTTIGSALVSLGYDFNSIKADELAKAEELLIKVKPHLFAINSDYQPSMRSTDAWLTMCWTNDGAQLNRDMPELAYVLGTDGGEIWTDYYAIPKDAPNKAAGYALLNYLMDPQNAVKEHIANGAPTTDSRVIALLPKDITSNKIVYPDEAALTPLEFGAAVTLTDPGRAELMARFKSA is encoded by the coding sequence ATGAGCAAGGATTATAAGGACAATCTCCCGATCTCCGCCGAAGGCTTCATGGACGAGTTCATGCGCCTCAAGCGTGGCTCCGTCAGCCGCCGTCATTTCCTCGGCATCACCGGCCTCGGTCTCGCGACCGCCGTCATGTCGCGCTTCCCCGGCGTGCTTTCGACGCCTGCCTATGCCGCCGGCGAACTCGGCACGCAGATGTCGATCGCCACATGGCCGAACTACCACGACCCCGCGACCTTCGAGAACTTCAAGGCCGCCACCGGCGTTGCCGTCGAAGTCAACGTCTTCGGTTCCAATGAGGAAATGCTGGCGAAGCTGCAGGCGGGCGCTTCCGGCTGGTCGCTGTTCGTGCCAACCAACTACACGATCTCCACCCATCACAAGCTCGGCCTGATCGACGAGCTGGATCTCTCCAAGATCCCGAATTTCAGCCAGGCGACCGAAAGCCCGCGCTTCACCAAGGAAGGCCAGATCGACGGCAAGACCTATGCCGTGCCAAAGAACTGGGGCACGACGGGCTTCTCGGTCAATACCTCGAAGATCAAGACCAAGCTTTCGAGCTGGAAGGACTTCTTCGAGATCGCCCAGACCGAAGGCGACGGCCGCACCATGGTCCATGACTACCAGCTGACGACGATCGGTAGTGCGCTGGTTTCGCTCGGCTACGACTTCAATTCGATCAAGGCTGACGAGCTTGCCAAGGCCGAAGAGCTGCTGATCAAGGTCAAGCCGCACCTCTTCGCCATCAATTCCGACTACCAGCCGTCGATGCGCTCCACCGATGCGTGGCTGACCATGTGCTGGACCAATGACGGCGCGCAGCTGAACCGCGACATGCCGGAGCTCGCCTATGTGCTCGGCACCGATGGCGGCGAGATCTGGACCGACTATTACGCGATCCCCAAGGATGCGCCGAACAAGGCGGCCGGCTATGCGCTCCTCAACTACCTCATGGATCCGCAGAACGCCGTGAAGGAGCACATCGCCAATGGTGCGCCGACCACGGACAGCCGCGTCATCGCGCTGCTGCCGAAGGACATCACGTCGAACAAGATCGTCTATCCGGACGAAGCGGCCCTGACACCGCTGGAATTCGGCGCTGCCGTGACGCTCACCGATCCGGGCCGCGCCGAGCTGATGGCGCGCTTCAAGTCGGCCTAA
- a CDS encoding LacI family DNA-binding transcriptional regulator: protein MNHVKQAKRTTIYDLAELAGTSASAVSAVLNGNWKKRRISTQLAEKIMKIAEEQGYALNMQASLLRREKSHIIGMLVPKYDNRYFGSIVELFEDMARARGLFPIITCTRRDPELEIEAARTMLSYQVECLIATGATDPDKITEMCAAAGVRSLNLDLPGALAPSVISDNFAGARELTRRILMNCEERLGKKEPLLFIGGRGSDHNTAERIRGFRQAHADLGVAVEEDHILACGYAPEKAEKALDDLAMKGNALARGMFVNSTISLEGVIRWIRRSGHLDDRNLVLGCFDWDPFVTLLGNGIEMVRQDVPGMLTKVFELIESGSNKPGIIQVPPLIPERA from the coding sequence TTGAATCACGTAAAGCAGGCCAAGAGGACGACGATCTACGATCTGGCGGAGCTCGCGGGCACCTCCGCCAGCGCCGTCAGCGCCGTTCTCAATGGCAATTGGAAGAAGCGCCGGATCAGCACGCAGCTTGCCGAAAAGATCATGAAAATCGCCGAGGAACAGGGCTATGCGCTGAACATGCAGGCAAGCCTTCTAAGGCGCGAAAAGTCTCACATCATCGGCATGCTCGTGCCGAAATACGATAACCGCTACTTCGGCTCGATCGTCGAACTGTTCGAAGACATGGCGCGCGCCCGCGGCCTTTTTCCGATCATCACCTGCACGCGGCGCGATCCCGAACTGGAGATCGAGGCGGCGCGTACAATGCTCTCCTATCAGGTCGAATGCCTGATCGCGACGGGTGCGACGGACCCCGATAAAATCACGGAAATGTGCGCCGCCGCCGGTGTGCGCAGCCTCAATCTCGACCTTCCGGGCGCCCTTGCACCATCCGTCATCTCCGACAATTTCGCCGGCGCGCGCGAGCTCACCCGCCGCATCCTGATGAATTGCGAGGAGCGGCTCGGCAAGAAGGAGCCGCTGCTCTTCATCGGTGGCCGCGGCAGCGATCACAATACCGCTGAGCGTATCCGCGGCTTCCGCCAGGCGCATGCCGATCTTGGCGTCGCGGTCGAGGAGGATCACATCCTCGCCTGCGGCTATGCCCCTGAGAAAGCTGAGAAAGCGTTGGATGATCTCGCCATGAAGGGCAATGCGCTGGCCCGCGGCATGTTCGTCAATTCGACCATCTCGCTTGAAGGCGTCATCCGCTGGATCCGCCGCTCCGGCCATCTCGACGACCGCAATCTCGTGCTCGGCTGCTTCGACTGGGATCCCTTCGTCACCCTGCTCGGCAACGGCATCGAGATGGTACGCCAGGATGTGCCGGGTATGCTGACCAAGGTCTTCGAGCTCATCGAATCAGGCTCGAACAAGCCGGGAATCATCCAGGTTCCGCCGCTGATCCCCGAGCGGGCCTAG
- a CDS encoding SDR family oxidoreductase: MILRDRVAIVTGAGSGIGRAGALIMAREGAHVIAADIDFMNAEETVSQITEAGGSAESLVVDVTDDKALESGIAAVVLRHGRIDILHNHAGAQVAGDLEQVTIDGFDRSWGLNVRAHFMASRLVMPIMKKAGKGVILNTSSSSGVLYDREMIAYTTTKHAVIAMTRQMAGDYAKFGIRVNALCPGWVDTPFNEPFIAQMGGRGAIESYIADKVPLGRWADVSEIAEPILFLVSDRSSYMTGQILVVDGGETVV; this comes from the coding sequence ATGATACTTAGGGATCGCGTTGCAATCGTCACCGGGGCGGGCTCCGGCATCGGCCGGGCAGGGGCGCTGATCATGGCCCGCGAGGGCGCCCATGTGATCGCCGCGGACATTGATTTCATGAATGCCGAGGAAACGGTGAGCCAGATCACCGAGGCGGGCGGCAGCGCGGAAAGCCTGGTGGTCGACGTAACGGATGACAAGGCGCTGGAAAGCGGCATCGCCGCCGTCGTGCTGCGTCACGGCCGCATCGACATCCTCCACAACCATGCCGGCGCCCAAGTGGCGGGCGATCTGGAACAGGTGACCATCGACGGGTTCGACAGGTCTTGGGGACTGAATGTGCGGGCGCATTTCATGGCGTCGCGGTTGGTGATGCCGATCATGAAGAAGGCAGGCAAGGGCGTCATTCTCAACACCTCTTCGTCGTCGGGCGTGCTCTACGACCGCGAGATGATCGCCTATACGACGACGAAACACGCCGTCATCGCCATGACCCGGCAGATGGCCGGCGACTACGCGAAATTTGGCATCCGCGTGAACGCGCTCTGCCCGGGCTGGGTGGATACGCCGTTCAACGAACCCTTCATCGCGCAGATGGGCGGGCGCGGCGCCATCGAGAGCTACATCGCTGACAAGGTGCCGCTCGGCCGCTGGGCCGATGTCTCGGAGATCGCCGAGCCGATCCTCTTCCTCGTCTCCGACCGGTCATCCTACATGACCGGCCAGATCCTTGTCGTCGATGGCGGCGAGACGGTGGTGTAG
- a CDS encoding helix-turn-helix transcriptional regulator, producing MSTDLEALFGAFNATVGRPAMGDAEFGETFRQMMAALVRFDYVVVFAYRGKERPIDLYSTFDTEEHVVFVTLYQAGPYLLDPFYHTARERREGVLRMRELAPDRFFSSEYYRTYYVQTGLAEEIGFFINADKDITIVLSLMRREKTGAFPPADFATLKKAEPLIANMVRHYWAGLAPRFDAQLAAGGKKHRKTGGNPNLAPADTVWRDLNLTSRETAIVDLVLQGHSSESIGLKLNISTGTVKVHRRNVYRKLGISSQTQLLSIYFKNLLPAG from the coding sequence ATGAGCACCGATCTGGAAGCCTTGTTCGGCGCCTTCAACGCGACCGTCGGCAGGCCTGCCATGGGTGATGCCGAGTTCGGCGAGACCTTCCGGCAGATGATGGCGGCGCTGGTGCGCTTCGACTACGTCGTGGTCTTCGCCTATCGCGGCAAGGAACGGCCGATCGACCTCTACTCCACCTTCGATACCGAAGAGCATGTGGTCTTCGTCACGCTCTACCAGGCCGGTCCCTACCTGCTCGACCCCTTCTACCATACGGCCCGGGAGCGGCGCGAAGGCGTGCTCAGGATGCGAGAACTGGCGCCCGACCGCTTCTTCTCCAGCGAATATTACCGCACCTACTACGTCCAGACGGGACTCGCCGAAGAGATCGGATTTTTCATCAATGCCGACAAGGACATAACCATCGTCCTGTCGCTAATGCGGCGCGAGAAGACCGGCGCCTTTCCGCCGGCCGATTTCGCAACGCTGAAGAAAGCCGAACCGCTGATAGCCAACATGGTGCGGCACTATTGGGCGGGCCTCGCCCCGCGCTTCGACGCGCAACTTGCAGCCGGCGGAAAGAAACACCGCAAGACCGGCGGCAACCCGAACCTTGCCCCGGCCGATACCGTCTGGCGGGACCTCAATCTGACGAGCCGCGAAACCGCGATCGTCGATCTTGTGCTGCAGGGCCATTCATCCGAGTCGATCGGACTGAAGCTCAATATCTCGACAGGCACGGTGAAGGTCCACCGCCGCAACGTCTACCGCAAGCTCGGGATTTCCTCGCAGACGCAGCTTCTGTCGATCTATTTCAAGAACCTGCTGCCCGCCGGCTGA
- a CDS encoding ABC transporter ATP-binding protein, which produces MASASTNDIEFRSVTKNYGAVTAVTDINLNVPKGAFLALLGPSGCGKTTCLRMIGGFEQPSEGTVLIDGREMNGVPAYRRPVNMVFQHYALFPHFNVEQNVAYGLKQMRPKIEAREIDRRVAEALEMVRLGGFAKRRIHEMSGGQQQRVALARAIVNRPSVLLLDEPLAALDKKLRSAMQIELQTLQRELGITFVLVTHDQEEALSMADIVCVMSAGQIRQLGSPQEVYDRPADLFVADFVGKTNRIAATMEADGTTLRLADGSAIASGKQLAPGQAIAALRPEAIRLTRGQAIGGAAFKGTVTHRIFLGSSAEYAVSVPGLGDFLITADRRSMNESDLVEPGEEVFLGFDPSTIHVFPASNA; this is translated from the coding sequence GTGGCATCCGCTTCGACGAACGATATCGAATTCCGTTCGGTCACCAAGAACTATGGCGCCGTGACCGCCGTGACGGACATCAATCTCAATGTGCCCAAGGGCGCCTTCCTGGCGCTGCTTGGCCCTTCCGGCTGCGGCAAGACGACCTGCCTGCGCATGATCGGCGGCTTCGAACAGCCGAGCGAGGGCACGGTGCTGATCGACGGGCGGGAGATGAACGGCGTCCCAGCCTACCGCCGCCCCGTGAATATGGTGTTCCAGCACTACGCGCTGTTTCCGCATTTCAATGTCGAGCAGAATGTCGCCTACGGGCTGAAGCAGATGCGCCCGAAGATCGAGGCGCGCGAGATCGACCGCCGGGTGGCGGAAGCGCTGGAAATGGTGCGCCTCGGCGGCTTTGCGAAGCGCCGCATCCACGAAATGTCGGGCGGCCAGCAGCAGCGCGTGGCGCTGGCGCGCGCCATCGTCAACCGCCCGTCCGTTCTGCTGCTCGACGAGCCGCTTGCCGCCCTCGACAAGAAGCTGCGCTCGGCGATGCAGATCGAGCTGCAGACGTTGCAGCGAGAGCTCGGCATCACCTTCGTGCTCGTCACCCACGATCAGGAAGAAGCGTTGTCGATGGCCGATATCGTCTGCGTCATGAGCGCCGGGCAAATCCGCCAGCTCGGCTCGCCGCAGGAAGTCTACGATCGCCCGGCCGACCTCTTCGTTGCCGATTTCGTCGGCAAGACGAACCGCATCGCCGCGACGATGGAGGCCGATGGCACGACGCTGCGGCTCGCCGACGGCTCGGCGATCGCATCCGGCAAGCAGCTGGCGCCCGGCCAGGCGATTGCCGCCCTTCGTCCTGAAGCGATCCGCCTGACGCGCGGGCAGGCTATCGGCGGCGCCGCGTTCAAGGGCACGGTCACGCACCGGATCTTCCTTGGCTCGTCGGCGGAATATGCCGTCAGTGTCCCCGGCCTCGGCGATTTCCTGATCACCGCCGACCGCCGCAGCATGAACGAGAGCGATCTCGTGGAACCGGGCGAGGAGGTATTCCTCGGCTTCGACCCATCCACCATCCATGTCTTTCCAGCATCGAATGCATAA
- a CDS encoding HAMP domain-containing sensor histidine kinase produces the protein MSAAAFAMFGRVWPSTLRSRIAIILLLGLAIAYGLSFSVLYAERMMSAKAVMLGTLESDVATSIAVLDRLPADQRADLTDPLSRGNYRFVLGPGLPGVPDHSTRGGEIAATISDAIGHRFPIRMEAIPGDVTRLQAHLTLTDGTPLTIDITPRGVMPLAGWLPYVFVVQMLLIVLLTWLAVRQATRPLADLAAAADALDPNKKGEVMSDSGPSEVAHAARAFNAMRDRIAHYLEERVQILAAISHDLQTPITRMRLRADMADESPERTKLLHDIGEIERLVQDGIAYARSSHGNGEKFSRIDLASFIESLCYDYQDTGKPVSVLGLVSGTASTKPHALRRILSNFIDNALKFGGTAEVSVERREEGAIAITVMDRGPGIPGDQIEAAMQPFFRLEQSRNRETGGSGLGLAIAQQLTAAIGGTMRLYNRDGGGLAAELVIH, from the coding sequence ATGAGCGCGGCCGCCTTTGCAATGTTCGGGCGCGTCTGGCCGAGTACGCTGCGCTCGCGCATTGCCATCATCCTGCTTCTCGGCCTCGCGATCGCCTATGGCCTGTCGTTCAGCGTGCTCTATGCCGAGCGCATGATGTCGGCAAAGGCGGTCATGCTCGGGACACTCGAGAGCGACGTTGCGACCTCGATCGCCGTGCTTGACCGGCTGCCGGCGGATCAGCGGGCGGATTTGACCGATCCCCTGAGCCGCGGCAATTACCGCTTCGTGCTCGGTCCGGGCCTGCCGGGTGTTCCCGATCATTCAACACGCGGCGGCGAGATTGCGGCGACCATCAGCGATGCGATCGGCCATCGCTTTCCGATCCGCATGGAAGCGATCCCCGGCGACGTCACGCGCCTGCAGGCGCATCTGACGCTGACCGACGGCACGCCGCTGACGATCGACATCACGCCGAGGGGCGTCATGCCGCTGGCGGGCTGGCTGCCTTATGTCTTCGTCGTGCAGATGCTGCTCATCGTTCTCCTCACATGGCTTGCCGTTCGCCAGGCGACCCGGCCGCTCGCCGATCTGGCAGCGGCGGCCGATGCGCTCGATCCAAACAAGAAGGGCGAGGTGATGAGTGACAGCGGCCCCAGCGAGGTGGCGCATGCCGCGCGGGCCTTCAACGCGATGCGCGACCGCATTGCCCACTATCTCGAAGAGCGCGTGCAGATCCTCGCAGCGATTTCCCATGATCTGCAGACGCCGATCACCCGCATGCGGCTGCGCGCCGACATGGCGGACGAATCTCCGGAACGGACCAAGCTGCTGCACGATATCGGCGAGATCGAGCGGCTGGTTCAGGACGGGATCGCCTATGCCCGGAGCTCGCATGGAAATGGCGAGAAGTTCTCCCGCATCGACCTCGCGTCCTTTATCGAGAGCCTTTGCTACGACTATCAGGATACGGGAAAGCCCGTGTCCGTCCTTGGACTGGTCAGTGGCACCGCCTCTACCAAGCCGCATGCACTGCGCCGCATCCTGTCGAATTTCATCGACAATGCTCTGAAATTCGGCGGCACGGCCGAGGTGAGCGTCGAGCGTCGAGAAGAGGGGGCGATCGCCATCACCGTCATGGACCGCGGCCCGGGTATTCCCGGCGATCAGATCGAGGCGGCCATGCAGCCGTTCTTCCGTCTTGAACAATCGCGAAACCGCGAGACCGGCGGTTCCGGTCTCGGGCTTGCGATCGCGCAGCAGCTGACGGCAGCAATCGGCGGGACGATGCGCCTCTATAACCGCGACGGCGGTGGTCTCGCGGCCGAGCTGGTGATCCACTGA
- a CDS encoding alpha/beta hydrolase, whose product MSEEINHQRRRFFGVAAMTVAAVEFGIGSVASAAQAAAPASPAVKAGRNGFSALKQIRAGVLDIGYAEEGPADGPAVLLLHGWPYDIYSFADVAPRLAAKGYRVIIPYLRGYGTTRFVSEKTKRNGQQAALAADMIALMDALHIEKAVVGGYDWGGRTVNIMAALWPERCKAMVSVSGYLIGSQEANKKPLPPKAELAWWYQFYFATERGRQGYDANRREFSKLIWHTASPTWNFDDETFNRSADAFDNPDHVAIVIHNYRWRLGLVKGEAKYDAYEAVLAKGPVISIPTITMEGDANGAPHPEPSAYAAKFSGRYEHRTISGGIGHNLPQEAPEAFAQAILDVDRF is encoded by the coding sequence ATGTCCGAGGAAATCAACCACCAGCGCCGCCGCTTCTTTGGTGTAGCCGCAATGACCGTCGCAGCCGTCGAGTTCGGTATCGGCAGCGTCGCAAGTGCTGCGCAGGCCGCAGCGCCGGCTTCGCCCGCCGTCAAGGCAGGCCGCAACGGCTTTTCAGCCTTGAAGCAGATCCGCGCCGGCGTGCTTGATATCGGCTATGCCGAGGAAGGTCCCGCCGATGGTCCGGCCGTCCTCCTGCTGCATGGCTGGCCCTATGACATCTACAGTTTCGCCGATGTGGCGCCTCGTCTTGCCGCCAAGGGCTACCGGGTGATCATTCCCTATCTACGCGGCTACGGCACCACCCGCTTCGTTTCGGAAAAGACCAAGCGTAACGGCCAGCAGGCCGCACTCGCCGCCGACATGATCGCACTGATGGATGCGCTTCATATCGAGAAGGCTGTCGTCGGCGGTTATGATTGGGGTGGCCGCACCGTCAATATCATGGCGGCTCTCTGGCCGGAGCGCTGCAAGGCGATGGTCTCGGTCAGCGGCTATCTGATCGGCAGCCAGGAAGCCAACAAGAAGCCGCTTCCGCCGAAGGCCGAGCTTGCCTGGTGGTATCAGTTCTATTTCGCGACCGAGCGCGGCCGTCAGGGCTACGACGCCAACCGCCGCGAGTTCTCGAAGCTGATCTGGCATACCGCATCGCCGACCTGGAATTTCGACGACGAAACCTTCAACCGCTCGGCCGACGCTTTCGACAATCCCGATCATGTGGCGATCGTTATCCACAATTACCGCTGGCGCCTCGGACTGGTGAAGGGCGAGGCAAAGTACGATGCCTATGAAGCCGTGCTGGCCAAGGGTCCGGTCATCTCGATCCCGACCATCACCATGGAAGGCGACGCCAATGGTGCGCCGCATCCGGAACCCTCGGCCTATGCCGCGAAGTTCTCGGGACGCTACGAACACCGCACGATCTCGGGCGGTATCGGTCACAATCTGCCGCAGGAGGCCCCGGAAGCCTTCGCGCAGGCGATCCTGGATGTTGATCGTTTCTAG
- a CDS encoding response regulator — protein MEHVDHILIVDDDREIRELVSSYLKKNGLRATAVADGRQMRSFLEANAVDLIILDVMMPGDDGLVLCRELRAGKHKATPILMLTARSDEMDRILGLEMGADDYLPKPFAARELLARIKAVLRRTRMLPPNFQVSEAGQMLSFGEWRLDTVARHLLDKEGTTIALSGAEYRLLRVFIDHPQRVLNRDQLLNLTQGRDAELFDRSIDLLVSRLRQRLGDDAREPIYIKTVRSEGYVFSVPIEISELRQ, from the coding sequence ATGGAGCATGTCGACCATATCCTGATCGTCGATGACGACAGGGAAATCCGCGAGCTCGTTTCGAGCTATCTGAAGAAGAACGGGCTGCGCGCCACCGCCGTTGCCGACGGGCGCCAGATGCGGAGCTTTCTCGAAGCCAATGCGGTCGACCTGATCATCCTCGATGTGATGATGCCGGGAGACGACGGTCTGGTGCTGTGCCGGGAACTGCGCGCCGGCAAGCACAAGGCGACGCCGATCCTGATGCTGACGGCGCGCAGCGACGAGATGGACCGCATTCTCGGGCTCGAAATGGGCGCCGACGATTATCTGCCGAAGCCTTTCGCGGCGCGAGAACTGCTGGCGCGCATCAAGGCCGTTCTGCGCCGCACGCGCATGCTGCCGCCGAATTTCCAGGTGAGCGAGGCCGGCCAGATGCTGAGCTTCGGCGAATGGCGTCTGGATACGGTCGCGCGCCACCTGCTCGACAAGGAGGGCACGACGATTGCGCTGAGCGGCGCCGAATACCGGCTCCTGCGCGTTTTCATCGATCACCCGCAGCGGGTTCTCAATCGCGATCAGCTGCTGAACCTCACCCAGGGGCGCGATGCGGAGCTCTTCGACCGTTCGATAGACCTGCTCGTCAGCCGCCTGAGGCAGCGGCTCGGCGACGATGCGCGTGAGCCGATCTATATCAAGACGGTGCGCAGCGAGGGCTACGTTTTCTCCGTGCCGATCGAGATTTCGGAGTTGCGGCAATGA
- a CDS encoding ABC transporter permease: protein MPLTLATKRRLVTAALVGPASIWLFVFLVLPFIAIIVFAFGERAPEGGYQAAFTFAQFANLGSRSAAFVNTLILAPIGAAACLLVAYPVAYYLAVKASPKRRLLLVSLVVVPFWTSLLVRTYARMYLLGARGIPHLLEFVGIENVRLINTPGAVLLGIVYGYLPLMIMPIYVSLEKLDRRLLEASADLGAKPVSTFFGITLPLSLPGVMTGVALVTILLLGEYLIPQLLGGGKVFFIGNALVDLFLQSRNWPFGSAIAVTLVAVVVVILLVAMRIAWRVAGTRQVDLV from the coding sequence ATGCCCCTGACCCTTGCCACGAAACGGCGCCTTGTCACTGCTGCCCTTGTTGGACCGGCCAGCATCTGGCTGTTCGTCTTCCTCGTCCTGCCCTTCATCGCCATCATCGTCTTCGCCTTTGGCGAGCGGGCGCCGGAGGGCGGGTATCAGGCGGCGTTCACCTTCGCGCAGTTCGCCAATCTCGGCTCGCGCTCTGCGGCCTTCGTCAACACGCTGATCCTGGCGCCGATCGGGGCTGCCGCCTGCCTGCTGGTTGCCTATCCCGTCGCCTATTATCTTGCCGTCAAGGCAAGCCCGAAACGGCGCCTGCTGCTGGTGTCGCTGGTCGTCGTGCCGTTCTGGACCAGCCTTCTCGTCCGCACCTATGCAAGGATGTATCTGCTCGGCGCCCGCGGCATTCCGCATCTCCTTGAATTCGTCGGCATCGAGAACGTCCGGCTGATCAATACGCCGGGCGCGGTGCTGCTCGGCATTGTCTACGGCTATCTGCCGCTGATGATCATGCCGATCTATGTTTCCCTTGAAAAGCTCGACCGGCGCCTGCTGGAGGCCTCGGCCGATCTCGGCGCCAAGCCGGTCTCGACCTTCTTCGGGATAACCTTGCCCCTGTCACTGCCCGGCGTGATGACCGGGGTGGCGCTGGTGACGATCCTGCTGCTTGGCGAATATCTGATCCCGCAGCTTCTCGGCGGCGGCAAGGTGTTCTTCATCGGCAATGCGCTCGTCGATCTCTTCCTGCAGTCGCGCAACTGGCCGTTCGGGTCGGCGATTGCAGTGACCCTCGTGGCCGTCGTCGTCGTCATTCTGCTGGTTGCGATGCGTATTGCCTGGCGTGTCGCCGGTACCCGTCAGGTGGATCTCGTCTGA